Below is a window of Nocardia asteroides DNA.
CCTTGTCGTCGATGTCGCCAGGCGCGCCGGAGTGTCCAAACCGCTTGTCCATCAATACTTCGCCACGAAAGACGGACTGTGCGCGGCGTGCGTCGAGCGCGCGGGCGCCGCCTTGACCAGCGGCATCGCCGCGGCGATGACCACACCGGGCCCGAGTGTCCGCACCGCGGCGGGCGCGGTGCTCGACGCCGTGTTCACCGCGCTCGAACCTCGCCCGCACGACTGGAACGTGCTCTACGACCGCAGCGTGCCCGCGGGCACGGCGGCCGCCACCGTCGCCCGCCGGTATCGCAGGCTCATCGCCGAGCAGGCCGCCGCCGGGGTGTCCTCGGCGTTCGCCGGCGGCTCGCCGACCGATCCGCGCGACCTCGAGGTGCTGACCCGGGTCTGGATGAACAGCGTCAGCGCGGTCGTGTCGTGGTGGCTGGACAATCCCGATCAGACGGCCGAGCAGATGCGCGAGCGAGCGCATCGCGTGCTCGCGCATCTGCTCGGCTAGCCCTCGATGTCGGCCGCGCGCAGCCGGGCCATGGCCGCGTCGTCGGGCCAGCGCCGCGCCTCGAAGCGGGTGGGCTCGATCGTGGGCAGCGGGGTCAGGCCGAGGATCTCGACGACGGTGGGGAACGGGACCGTGCAGACCAGTTCGACCTCGTCGTTCGCGTCGCGGCGCAGGAACCGCACGACATCGGTCTCGGGGAGCAGGTATTCGACGCCCTCGCCCCACACCACCGAGGTGAACGCGCCGTCGGTGGACTCCTCGTAGTTGACCGTGGCCGCGTAGGCGGGCTCGATGTCGAGCTCGGGCAGCTCGAGGAAATCCTCGAAAGTGGTGTTCAGGTAATCGGTCTGGAGGCTGTACTCGGTGGCCGCCAGGCCGGCGCGGGCGCGCAGCGCGAGCGGTAGCGACGGGTGCGCGCCCGCCTCGTCGAACGGGACGACGGAGCCGTTCTCGTCGACGGTGTAGCCCTGCGGCGACACCGGGCGGGCGGCGTCGCGGTACTGCTGTTCGACCATCTCGAACACGCCGACCAGCAGTTCCGGATCGTCCGGGACGACGAGCAGCGAATCGTTCTCGGCGATGAAGGCGACCGGCCGGAACGCCCCGCCCGCGTAGCCCGCCAGCCAGCCGGGGACCAGCAGCCAGGAGGCGCAGTAGGAGTCGCCGCTGTCGACGAAGCGCACGATCTGCAGGTCGTCGGGGGAGCCGGGCCGGGCCAGCGCGGTCAGGTTCGCGCGGGCGGCGGCGAACACCTGCTCGGTGCTCACCCCCCAGTCGGCGGCCGCCGTGGCCGAGACGAACGTCCGCGTGCGCGGCAGGTCGACGACCACCACCTCGTCGACGAACGGGAACGCGGCCCGGCGCAGCGGGCGCGGGCCGTCCTGGCCCAGCGTCACCGGCCGCAGCACCGAGCGCAGCAGCGGACGGACCGAGTCCCAGTCCGCGGGCACCTCGTCCGAACTGGTCATCGCGAGGACGAAATCGCTGATGCGTTCCGCGCGGGCCTCCGCGTCCAGCTGTTGGCACTCGCGAAAGATGTTGTCCAGGTACATGACCCGGCCGTCACTGTGATGCACGCTGAACTCGTCGGCGGAGTATTCGGCGTCGTCGACCCCGTGCGCCCGCACACTCGTCATCACGGTCTGCACGAACTGCTCGCGCTCCATACCCACTCCCCATCCCGATCGGTTACGGCCTCGATCTTGGCCCACCGCACCGACAGAGTCGAGGGATAGACTGCGTGGGGTGGCTGTCAGGTCCGGTCGTTCCGGCGGAGCCCGCCGGGTGGTCGCGGGCGATACCAGCCTGGAAGTGATCGTCGAGGGGGCCGGGGCGCCGCTCGTCCTGATCCAGACCGGGCTGCTCGCCGAGGAATGTGCGCCACTGGCGACCGCGTTGAGCCGCGACTTCACCACTGTCCGTTACCACCGGCGCGGCTACGCGGGCAGCGACCCGGTCACCGGGCCCGGCTCGATCGTCCGGGACGCGCGCGACTGCGCGGCGTTGCTCGGCGCGCTCGCGGTCGACTCCGCGCACGTGCTCGGGCTCTCCTACAGCGGGGCCGTCGCCGTACAGCTCGCCGCCGACGCGCCGGAGCTGGTCCGCTCGCTGATCCTGATCGAGCCGCCGCCGGTGCACGTCGCCGAATTCCGCGCCGTCACTGGCGAACTCCAGCGGGAGTACCGGGTGGCGGGCGGCGCGGTCGCCCTCGCGCACCTGATGGGGATCGTCAGCGGGCCCGACTGGCGCGACATCCTCGACCGGCAGCTGCCGGGAGCCAGGGCGCAGGCGACGGCCGACGCTGGCACCTTCTTCGCCACCGATCTGCCCGCGCTGCTGAACTGGACCTTCACCGCCGCTGAGGCGGCCCGGGTCCGGGCGCCGGTGCTCTACCTCGGCGGGACGGCGAGTGGTCCGTGGTTTGCCGAGGTGCACGCACGGATCACCCAATGGTTCCCGCGCGCCGAATCGGTGCTGGTCGACGGGGCCGACCACGGGCTGGCGCTCACCCATGCCGCCGCGCTGGCCACGGCGATCACCGCGTTCGCGGCGCAGCGGTGACTCAGCGGGCGAACCCGGTGGTGCGGGCCAGATCCGCGAGCATGGCGTCGAACATCACCTCGGGATCGGCCAGCGGGATCGGGTAGTTGCCGAAGACCTCGAGGGTGACATGGCCGAACAGCCGCGCCCAGATCTGCACCATCAGATACGTGACGCCCAGGTCGAGCTTCTCGGCGGGGAACTTCTGCCCGGACTCGGACAGCATGGCCAGCAGCTCGGTCTGGAAGCCGATCAGGTCGTCGCGCAGCGCCGCCGGGATGGTCTCGCCGGGCGGGGTGGCGATCTCGAAATTGGCCAGCAGCCTGCCCGCCGCGGCCAGGAAGATCCGCCCGAACGGTTCGCCGAAGCGGCGCATCATCTCCGGACCGGAGGTGGGCGAGGCGAACACCAGGGTGTATTCCCGGGGATTGGCCAGCGCCCACCGCCGAAAGCCACGGCAGATGGCGAGGAACTGGACGGCGCCGTCGTCGGGCAGCACCGCGATCTCGGCCGAGAGGAACCCGGCCAGATCGGTGCAGAACTGCGTGCGCAGCCGCTCGATCAGCTCGTCGCGGGAGGCGTAGTGCCGGTACAGCGCGGGCGCGGTGACGCCGAGCTCCCTGGCGATGGCGCGCAGGGTCACCGCGTCGGGCCCCTGCGCCGCCAGCAGTGCCCTGGCGACCCGCCGGATGTCGGTGTCGGTCACCACCGGCGCCCGGCCACGTGCCTTGCCCGTCACCCGGCCACCCCCTCGATCATGGTTCGGTTCAAGCGTATTCGACCTCCCAGCGCTTGATGCCGTTGAGCCAGCCACTGCGCAGCCGCACCGGGTCGGCGACCTGGCGCAGATTCGGCATCGCGTCGGCAATGGCATTGAACATCAGGTCGATCTCCAGGCGGGCCAGATTGGCGCCGACACAGTAGTGCGTGCCGGTGCCGCCGAAGCCGACGTGCGGGTTGGGGTTGCGCAGCACGTCGAACTCGAACGGGTTGGTGAAGGCCTCCTCGTCGAAGTTGGCCGAGCTGTAGAACAGGCCGATGCGCTGCCCCCGCTTGATCTGCTGCCCGCCGAGTTCCAGGTCGCGGGTGGCGGTGCGCTGGAAGGCGGTCACCGGGGTCGCCCAGCGCACGATCTCGTCGGGCGCGGTGCGCGGGCGCTGCTCCTTGTACAGCTCCCACTGCTCCGGGTTGTCGACGAAGGCCTTCATGCCGTGGGTGATCGAGTTGCGGGTGGTCTCGTTGCCCGCGACGGCGAGCAGGATGACGAAGAACGCGAATTCGTCCGAGCCGAGATGCTCACCGTCGACGTCGGCGTTGACCAGCTGGGTGACGATGTCGGCGGCCGGACAACCCCGCCGCTGCTCGGCCATGTTCCAGGCGTAGCCCATCACCTCGGCGGTGGCCACGTGATGGTTGCCCTCGAACTCCGGGTCGTCGTAGGAGATCATCTGGTTGGTCCAGTCGAAGATCTTGCGGCGGTCCTCCTGCGGGACGCCGAGCAGTTCGGCGATCGCCTGCAGCGGCAGTTCCACGGCCACCTGTTCGACGAAGTCACCGCGCCCGGACTTCTTGGCCTCGTGCACGATGCGCTCGGCGCGCTCGGTCAGCGCGGCCCGCAGGTTCTCCACCGCGCGCGGGGTGAAGCCCTTGGACACGATGCGGCGGATCTTGGTGTGCTGCGGCGGATCCAGATTCAGCATCAGCATGTTGCCGAGCATGTCGATCTGTTCGCGGGTGGTCTCCTCGTTGAACCGGATGATCGCGGTGTTCTCGTGCGAGGAGAAGTCGTCGGGGTTCTTGGAGATCTCCTTGATGTCGGCCAGCTTGGACACCACCCAGTAGCCGCCGTCGTCGAACCCGCTGGCGCGGTCCGGCTGCGCGCACCACCAGACCGGGGCGGTGCGCCGCAGCTCGGCGAACTCCTCGATCGGCAAGCGGGCTGCGAGCAGGTCGGGATCGGTGAAATCGAATCCCGCGGGGATGTTGGTGCTGGTCACGGCTGTCTCCTCCGGTCCGGTAGACGTGATGTGGAACACGTCCGTGACGATGAAACCACGTTTCGACCCTTTATGAACAGTGTTTAGTAATACCTGTTTATAAACGAGGTCGACCGATTCCCCGCGTCGACGGGTGCGGCTGGGCACAATGGCGGCCGTGGACCTGCCGTTTCTGCGGGACAACCCGCACCTGCTGCCGACCTTCCTGGCGCATCAGCGCCTGCGCACCACCCCCGTCGGTGGCGGGTCCATCGCGGTGACCGAACGGATCGGGCTCGACGACGGCGCGCAGCTGTTCCTGAAGACCTGGCCGGGTGGTGTCGCGGCGGCGCCCACGGACGGTCCCGTCGCTGCCCCGCCCGGCTTCTTCGCCGCGGAGGCCGCCGGGCTGCGCTGGTTACGCGAGGCGGGCGGGGTCGCGGTGCCCGAGGTGTACGCCGCGACCGACGACCTGGTGCTGCTGGAATGGGTCGAGCACGCCACCCCCACCCTGGCCGCCGCCGAACGCTTCGGCCGTGACCTGGCCCGCACCCACCAGGCGGGCGCCCCCTCCTTCGGCGGCCCCGCCGACGGCTATTTCGGCAGCATCCCGATGGACAACACCCCCGGCGACGACTGGCCGGCCTGGTTCCGGGAACGCCGCATCCTGCCCTTCCTGAAACTCGCCGTCGACGCGGGCGCCCTCGAGCCCGCCGACGCCACCGTCGTCGAGTCCATCCACATCGAAGCCCCCACCGAACCTCCGGCTCGCATCCACGGCGACCTCTGGCCCGGCAACATCCTCTGGGGCCCCGCCGACACCCCCTACCTCATCGACCCCGCCGCCCACGGCGGCCATCCCGAAACCGACCTCGCCACCCTCACCCTCTTCGGCGCCGCCCCCCACTACCCCCGAATCATCGCCGCCTACAACGAAATTCACCCTCTGTCCCCGGACTGGGAGACCCGCATCCCCCTGCACACCCTCCCCATCCTCCTGATCCACGCCATCCTCTTCGGCCCCTCCTACCGCTCCGCCGTCCTGTCCGCGGCAGCCCCCTACCGCTAGCGGACACGATCAGCTGATGCTGCCTGCCGGGACGACCCAGACGTGCGGCTGGCGGGTGACGGCGGCGATGTGTTCGAAATCGCGGTCGTAGTGGACGACGACCGCGTCGTGGTACTCGGCGACCGCCGCGGTGAGCAGGTCGACGAGACCGGCACTGCGGTGCAGTCCCTTCTTGGCCATGAGGAGCTGAACTTCCCTGGCGCGTTGGGCGATCGAGTCGTTCATCGGCAGGTCGTGGTACAGGGCGCGGCGGCGCTGTGCGATGTTCTGGACATCGGCCAGGTTGCGGCCCGAGTAGCCCGCTTCGAGGTCGATGGTGACACACGTGGCGGCCGCGCGGTCCGCGATGAGTCCGGCGAGGACGGTACGGACGGACTCGTGCCGGATCCTGGCGGCTGCTGAGGTGTCGACCAGATGCAGTCGCAGCGGAGTGGCCTCGATCAACGCCGGGCCCGGCGCATCACCTCGGGGTCGTCGATATCGGGGCCGACACCGAAGCCGTACGGGTCGTCGAGGACCTGTTCGATGCGGCGACGGCGCTCGGCGACGAACTTCAACGCCGCGTTGACCGTGTCCTTCTTGGTGGTCGTCCCCAGTTCCTTGGCGGCCAAGGCCAGGGCTTCGTCGTCCAGGTCGATCATGGTCTTCATATGTCTCACGATATTTCCCCCGCAATATCAGCAGCAATACTCGTGGAGTATTCGAGACCGCATCGCGATCGGATCGGTCCTGTCGATGGTCGCGAACGGCGAAGGCCGCCGCCATCTGTCGATGGCGGCGGCCTTCGGAGACCGGGGGAGGTCAGCGGGTGAAGAGCAGGGCCCGCTTGACTTCCTGGATGGCCTTGGTGACCTCGATGCCACGGGGGCACGCGTCGGTGCAGTTGAAGGTGGTGCGGCAGCGCCACACGCCCTCGACGTCGTTGAGGATGTCGAGGCGCTCGCGGGCGCCTTCGTCACGGCTGTCGAAGATGAAGCGGTGGGCGTTCACGATCGCGGCCGGGCCGAAGTAGCTGCCGTCGCTCCAGTACACGGGGCAGGAGGTGGTGCAGCAGGCGCACAGGATGCACTTGGTGGTGTCGTCGAACCGGGCACGGTCGTGCTGGCTCTGGATGCGCTCGCGGGTGGGCTCGTTACCCGAGGTCATCAGGTACGGCTTGACGGCACGGAACGCGTCGAAGAACGGCTCCATGTCGACCACGAGGTCCTTCTCCACGGGCAGGCCGCGGATGGGCTCGACGGTCATGGTGAGGGTCTTGTCGCCCTTGGGCAGCAGGTCCTTCATCAGCACCTTGCAGGCCAGCCGGTTCACGCCGTTGATCCGCATCGCGTCCGAACCGCACACCCCGTGGGCGCAGGAGCGCCGGAAAGTGAGGGTGCCGTCCAGGTAGGACTTGATGTAGATCAGCACGTTGAGGAAACGGTCGGTCGGCAGGACCGGCACCTGGAACGAATCCCAGTGCGCGCCCTTGTCGTTCTCGGTGCTGAACCGGGCCACCTTGACGGTGACCATGACCGAGCCCTCGGGAACGGGCGCCGGCTTCTGCGTGGTGGGTTCGGCTACAGCAGTCATCAGTACTTACGCTCCATCGGCTCGTAGCGGGTCTGCACCACCGGCTTGAAGTCGAGGCGGATCTCGGAGATGAGCTCCGGACCCTCCTTGTAGGCCATCGTGTGCCGCATGAAGTTGACGTCGTCGCGGTCCGGGTAGTCCTCGCGCGCGTGGCCGCCGCGCGATTCCTTGCGGTTGAGCGCGCCGACGACGGTGACCTCGGCCAGCTCCAGCAGGAAGCCCAGCTCGACGGCCTCGAGCAGGTCGCTGTTGTAGCGCTTGCCCTTGTCCTGCACCGTGATCCGGGTGTAGCGCTCCTTGAGCGTGTGGATGTCGGTGAGGACCTTCTTGAGGGTCTCCTCGGTGCGGAACACGCCCGCGTTGGCATCCATCGTGGCCTGCAGCTCGGTGCGGATGTCGGCCACGCGCTCGTCGCCGTGGTCGGACAGGATCAGCGCCAGCCAGTCCTGCACCATCTTGGCCGGGTCCTCCGGCATCTCGACGAACTCGGTGCGCTGGGCGTACTCCGCGGCGGCGATACCGGCGCGCCGGCCGAAGACGTTGATGTCGAGCAGCGAGTTGGTGCCGAGGCGGTTCGCGCCGTGCACGGACACGCAGGCGCACTCACCGGCGGCGTACAGGCCGGGGACCACGTCGGTGTTGTTGCGCAGCACCTCGCCACGGATGCGGGTGGGGATACCGCCCATCACGTAGTGGCAGGTCGGCATGACCGGCACGAGCTCCTTGACCGGGTCGACGCCCAGGTAGGTGCGCGCGAACTCGGTGATGTCGGGGAGCTTCTCCTCCAGGACGTCCTCGCCGAGGTGGGTCACGTCGATGTAGACGTAGTCCTTGTTCGGACCGGCGCCGCGGCCCTCGGCCACCTCGAGCACCATCGAGCGGGCGACGATGTCGCGCGGCGCGAGGTCCTTGATGGTGGGGGCGTAGCGCTCCATGAAGCGCTCGCCGGAGGCGTTGCGCAGGATGCCACCCTCACCACGGACCGCCTCGGAGATGAGGATGCCCAGGCCCGCGAGGCCTGTCGGGTGGAACTGGTGGAACTCCATGTCCTCGAGCGGCAGGCCCTTGCGGAACACGATCGCCATGCCGTCACCGGTCAGCGTGTGCGCGTTCGAGGTGGTCTTGTACATGCGGCCCGAGCCGCCGGTGGCGAACACGATCGACTTCGCGTGGAAGACGTGGATCTCACCGGTGGACAGCTCGTAGGCGACGACGCCGGTGGCGACGGGGCCGCGCTCGGTGTCGGTCATCACCAGGTCGAGCACGTAGAACTCGTTGTAGAACTCCACGTCGTGCTTGACGCAGTTCTGGTACAGCGTCTGCAGGATCATGTGACCGGTGCGGTCGGCGGCATAACACGCGCGACGCACGGGCGCCTTGCCGTGGTCACGGGTGTGGCCACCGAAACGACGCTGGTCGATCTTGCCCTCGGGCGTGCGGTTGAACGGCAGGCCCATCTTCTCCAGGTCCATCACCGCGTCGATGGCCTCCTTGGCCATGATCTCCGCGGCGTCCTGGTCGACCAGGTAGTCACCACCCTTGACGGTGTCGAAGGTGTGCCATTCCCAGTTGTCTTCTTCGACGTTGGCCAGCGCGGCGCACATGCCGCCCTGGGCCGCGCCGGTGTGGCTACGGGTCGGGTACAGCTTGGTCAGGACCGCGGTACGGGCGCGGGGGCCGGCCTCGATCGCCGCGCGCATACCCGCGCCACCGGCGCCGACGATGACGACGTCGTAGCGATGCTCCTGAATCGGACGGGATTCACTCATGCGAGGTGGCCTGTTCCTAACCTGTGATGGTGGGGTCGAAGGTGAAGATGACGTACGTGCCGACGCCCACGACCAGGATCATCGAGACCGCGAGAATGGTCTTGAGCCAGAACCGGGTGGAGTCCTTGCGGGAGTAGTCATCGATGACGGTGCGCAGACCGTTGCCGCCGTGCAGCTGAGCCAGCCACAGCATGGTCAGGTCCCAGATCTGCCAGAACGGGCTGGCCCAGCGACCGGCCACGAAGCCGAAGTTCAGGCGCTTCACGCCGCCGTCGATCATCAGCATGATGAACATGTGGCCGAGCACGAGGACGATCAGCAGCAGGCCGGAGAAGCGCATGAACAGCCACGCGTACTTCTCGAAGTTGTTGTTCGAGCGGGCCCGCGGCGAGCGGGGCGCGTCGAGGCTGGCCGGGCGATCGTAGGACTTGCCGAGGACAGGTGCAGACATATCAGTGCTCCGTCAGCAGGTAGAAGAACTGGCGGCCGATGCCGGCGGCCGAGACCAGGACCCAGATGGTCAGCACGATCCACAGCATCTGCTTCTGGAAGCGCGGACCCTGCGACCAGAAGTCGACCAGGATCACGCGGACGCCGTTGAGCGCGTGGTACAGCACCGCGACGACCAGGCCCATCTCCATGAGCGCGACCAGCGGGTTCTTGTACGTCTCGATGATCCGGTCATAGGTATCCGGGTTCACCCGGACCAGTGCCGTGTCCAGCACGTGGACGAAGAGGAAGAAGAAGAGCGTGACACCGGTGATCCGGTGCAGCGCCCAGGACCACATGCCAGGGTCGCCGCGGTACAGCGTCTTCCGCTTCGGCTGGGCCGGAGCCGGAGCTTCTATCGTGGTCATAGAGTGCGGTGCCTCCAACGTCGTTGATGGACCCGGTCACAGATCCGACGCCGGCTGCGTGGAGAGGCAAATGCCCAGGTGGCTGCGCTGTGTTCTCGAGCGCTGGCCCGCCGCCGGGAACCTGAACCGATCTTCGGCTGACTCTAATCCTCTCTGTTTCGCGGAACTAATTCGGCGTGCCGTGCGTTGCGTGCGAATCGGCCGAGTTAGGTTTACCTTTCTCCTTGCCGGATACTGGTGCGAAGGCCCGTTCGCCGACGCGTTCGGCGGGATCGGCTGGAGGTTCACGGTGCCCGAAATCGACTGGAATACCTTGCATGACAAGGCAATTCACGCTATGGGTGAGGCGTATGCCCCGTACTCGGGTTTCCCGGTGGGCGCGGCTGCTCTCACGGCGGACGGCCGAA
It encodes the following:
- a CDS encoding TetR/AcrR family transcriptional regulator, encoding MAGRSGSKGMPRGEREAQILDAAAVEFGTRGYASVLVVDVARRAGVSKPLVHQYFATKDGLCAACVERAGAALTSGIAAAMTTPGPSVRTAAGAVLDAVFTALEPRPHDWNVLYDRSVPAGTAAATVARRYRRLIAEQAAAGVSSAFAGGSPTDPRDLEVLTRVWMNSVSAVVSWWLDNPDQTAEQMRERAHRVLAHLLG
- a CDS encoding alpha/beta fold hydrolase produces the protein MAVRSGRSGGARRVVAGDTSLEVIVEGAGAPLVLIQTGLLAEECAPLATALSRDFTTVRYHRRGYAGSDPVTGPGSIVRDARDCAALLGALAVDSAHVLGLSYSGAVAVQLAADAPELVRSLILIEPPPVHVAEFRAVTGELQREYRVAGGAVALAHLMGIVSGPDWRDILDRQLPGARAQATADAGTFFATDLPALLNWTFTAAEAARVRAPVLYLGGTASGPWFAEVHARITQWFPRAESVLVDGADHGLALTHAAALATAITAFAAQR
- a CDS encoding TetR/AcrR family transcriptional regulator, whose translation is MTGKARGRAPVVTDTDIRRVARALLAAQGPDAVTLRAIARELGVTAPALYRHYASRDELIERLRTQFCTDLAGFLSAEIAVLPDDGAVQFLAICRGFRRWALANPREYTLVFASPTSGPEMMRRFGEPFGRIFLAAAGRLLANFEIATPPGETIPAALRDDLIGFQTELLAMLSESGQKFPAEKLDLGVTYLMVQIWARLFGHVTLEVFGNYPIPLADPEVMFDAMLADLARTTGFAR
- a CDS encoding cytochrome P450, with product MTSTNIPAGFDFTDPDLLAARLPIEEFAELRRTAPVWWCAQPDRASGFDDGGYWVVSKLADIKEISKNPDDFSSHENTAIIRFNEETTREQIDMLGNMLMLNLDPPQHTKIRRIVSKGFTPRAVENLRAALTERAERIVHEAKKSGRGDFVEQVAVELPLQAIAELLGVPQEDRRKIFDWTNQMISYDDPEFEGNHHVATAEVMGYAWNMAEQRRGCPAADIVTQLVNADVDGEHLGSDEFAFFVILLAVAGNETTRNSITHGMKAFVDNPEQWELYKEQRPRTAPDEIVRWATPVTAFQRTATRDLELGGQQIKRGQRIGLFYSSANFDEEAFTNPFEFDVLRNPNPHVGFGGTGTHYCVGANLARLEIDLMFNAIADAMPNLRQVADPVRLRSGWLNGIKRWEVEYA
- a CDS encoding fructosamine kinase family protein; translation: MAAVDLPFLRDNPHLLPTFLAHQRLRTTPVGGGSIAVTERIGLDDGAQLFLKTWPGGVAAAPTDGPVAAPPGFFAAEAAGLRWLREAGGVAVPEVYAATDDLVLLEWVEHATPTLAAAERFGRDLARTHQAGAPSFGGPADGYFGSIPMDNTPGDDWPAWFRERRILPFLKLAVDAGALEPADATVVESIHIEAPTEPPARIHGDLWPGNILWGPADTPYLIDPAAHGGHPETDLATLTLFGAAPHYPRIIAAYNEIHPLSPDWETRIPLHTLPILLIHAILFGPSYRSAVLSAAAPYR
- a CDS encoding PIN domain-containing protein, translating into MIEATPLRLHLVDTSAAARIRHESVRTVLAGLIADRAAATCVTIDLEAGYSGRNLADVQNIAQRRRALYHDLPMNDSIAQRAREVQLLMAKKGLHRSAGLVDLLTAAVAEYHDAVVVHYDRDFEHIAAVTRQPHVWVVPAGSIS
- a CDS encoding type II toxin-antitoxin system VapB family antitoxin, with amino-acid sequence MKTMIDLDDEALALAAKELGTTTKKDTVNAALKFVAERRRRIEQVLDDPYGFGVGPDIDDPEVMRRARR
- a CDS encoding succinate dehydrogenase iron-sulfur subunit, which gives rise to MTAVAEPTTQKPAPVPEGSVMVTVKVARFSTENDKGAHWDSFQVPVLPTDRFLNVLIYIKSYLDGTLTFRRSCAHGVCGSDAMRINGVNRLACKVLMKDLLPKGDKTLTMTVEPIRGLPVEKDLVVDMEPFFDAFRAVKPYLMTSGNEPTRERIQSQHDRARFDDTTKCILCACCTTSCPVYWSDGSYFGPAAIVNAHRFIFDSRDEGARERLDILNDVEGVWRCRTTFNCTDACPRGIEVTKAIQEVKRALLFTR
- the sdhA gene encoding succinate dehydrogenase flavoprotein subunit; protein product: MSESRPIQEHRYDVVIVGAGGAGMRAAIEAGPRARTAVLTKLYPTRSHTGAAQGGMCAALANVEEDNWEWHTFDTVKGGDYLVDQDAAEIMAKEAIDAVMDLEKMGLPFNRTPEGKIDQRRFGGHTRDHGKAPVRRACYAADRTGHMILQTLYQNCVKHDVEFYNEFYVLDLVMTDTERGPVATGVVAYELSTGEIHVFHAKSIVFATGGSGRMYKTTSNAHTLTGDGMAIVFRKGLPLEDMEFHQFHPTGLAGLGILISEAVRGEGGILRNASGERFMERYAPTIKDLAPRDIVARSMVLEVAEGRGAGPNKDYVYIDVTHLGEDVLEEKLPDITEFARTYLGVDPVKELVPVMPTCHYVMGGIPTRIRGEVLRNNTDVVPGLYAAGECACVSVHGANRLGTNSLLDINVFGRRAGIAAAEYAQRTEFVEMPEDPAKMVQDWLALILSDHGDERVADIRTELQATMDANAGVFRTEETLKKVLTDIHTLKERYTRITVQDKGKRYNSDLLEAVELGFLLELAEVTVVGALNRKESRGGHAREDYPDRDDVNFMRHTMAYKEGPELISEIRLDFKPVVQTRYEPMERKY
- a CDS encoding succinate dehydrogenase hydrophobic membrane anchor subunit, producing MSAPVLGKSYDRPASLDAPRSPRARSNNNFEKYAWLFMRFSGLLLIVLVLGHMFIMLMIDGGVKRLNFGFVAGRWASPFWQIWDLTMLWLAQLHGGNGLRTVIDDYSRKDSTRFWLKTILAVSMILVVGVGTYVIFTFDPTITG
- the sdhC gene encoding succinate dehydrogenase, cytochrome b556 subunit; this encodes MTTIEAPAPAQPKRKTLYRGDPGMWSWALHRITGVTLFFFLFVHVLDTALVRVNPDTYDRIIETYKNPLVALMEMGLVVAVLYHALNGVRVILVDFWSQGPRFQKQMLWIVLTIWVLVSAAGIGRQFFYLLTEH